The Bacillus zhangzhouensis region CATGTTTTTATCCGGTATGCGTGCCGGACGCAGCGTCTATATTTCAAATCCTTCATAAAAAAGAACCCGTCTCACGAGGATACGGGTTCTTTTCTGCTTATGCCTGCTCTGTCACATGTACCTTTAACGTTGCTTGTACCTCTGGATGAAGCTTTACCGGTACATTTGTGTAACCTAATGCACGGATGGCATCATTCAGCTCGATTTTTCGCTTATCGAGTTTAATTTGATGATCTTTTTGCAATTTATCAGCGATTTGTTTGCTTGTAATCGAGCCAAATAAACGGCCGCCTTCGCCTGATTTTGCAGTGAGTTCCACTGTTAACGCCTCAAGTGTTTCTTTTAATTGTTTTGCTTGTTCAAGCTCTTGGATGGCATTCTTTTTCTCTTTGTTTTTCTGCCCTTCCAAAGCACTTAGGTTCGTTGGAGTTGCTTCAACAGCTAACCCTTTTTTGATGAGAAAGTTGTGAGCGTATCCGTCAGCTACATTCTTGACTTCGCCTTTTTTCCCTTTGCCTTTTACGTCTTTTAGAAAGATGACTTTCATCTTTGAACCCCTCCTTCGAAATATTCGTCTATGGCAGCCTTTAACTTATCTACCGCTTCTTCAATGGTTATACCATAAATTTGGGTAGCAGCGTTAGTCAAATGACCGCCTCCGTCTAATGCTTCCATAATTATTTGAACGTTGATATCCCCTAATGATCTAGCACTAATGCATACCGTGTCATCATCTCGTTTAGCGACAGCAAATGACGCTTCTACCTCACTCATTGACAACAGGGAATCAGCCGTCTGGGCAATCGTAATTTGATCGTAATACTCCGACCTGTCTGACGGTAATGAAGCAATGGCCACCTGATTTTGATACAGCTCTGTATGCTGAATGAGTTTTGCCCGTTTGATGTAATGCTCGACCGTTTCTTTTAAGAACTTTTGCACAAGGACAGGATCTGCTCCCTTTGCACGAAGATAAGATGCTGCATCGAACGTTCTTGAACCTGTTCTCAGAGAGAAACTCTTCGTATCAACGATGATCCCAGCCAGTAGCGCAGTCGCCTCAATCATGTTAATCCGCAATTTCTTCGGCTGATACTCTAAGAGCTCTGTCACAAGCTCCGCTGTAGATGAAGCATACGGCTCCATATAAACAAGTAAAGGATCACGGATAAATTCCTCACCGCGTCTATGATGATCAATGACCACAACATTTTCAATCTTATTCAGCAGTCGTTCCTCCATGACGAGAGACGGTTTATGTGTA contains the following coding sequences:
- the rplI gene encoding 50S ribosomal protein L9; its protein translation is MKVIFLKDVKGKGKKGEVKNVADGYAHNFLIKKGLAVEATPTNLSALEGQKNKEKKNAIQELEQAKQLKETLEALTVELTAKSGEGGRLFGSITSKQIADKLQKDHQIKLDKRKIELNDAIRALGYTNVPVKLHPEVQATLKVHVTEQA